The proteins below come from a single Kryptolebias marmoratus isolate JLee-2015 linkage group LG12, ASM164957v2, whole genome shotgun sequence genomic window:
- the LOC108245357 gene encoding uncharacterized protein LOC108245357, with protein sequence MMRTICIFVCLLLVLPLVCVQQSSLGPVNIIYYNKGMTWKDAQSFCREKHIDLVTIKDENENQAFFESTGWLGLYRENSNSPWKWSRGDENATFISWANNEPQDYEHCARKWSKTSKWINDRCEDHHTFLCSDEKLVLVMENKTWEEALEHCRSLGGVDSVDPASKVWMHSYDLATLITEDDRNYARERAQQATTDEVWTGLRYLGDKWFWVGGESMQDQDIPSCLAGRCGVLEKSNTTLFGTRDCSQRRNFFCYKRPSNY encoded by the exons ATGATGAGGACCATCTGCATCTTTGTTTGCCTTCTGCTCGTCCTTCCTCTAGTCTGTGTGCAGCAATCAAGCCTTGGACCTGTcaacattatttattataataaaggGATGACCTGGAAAGATGCCCAGTCTTTTTGCCGAGAGAAACACATTGATTTGGTCACTAtcaaagatgaaaatgaaaatcaggCTTTTTTTGAGAGTACAGGCTGGTTAGGATTGTACAGAGAAAACAGTAACAGTCCATGGAAATGGTCTAGAGGAGACGAGAATGCAACTTTTATTAGCTGGGCTAATAATG AACCACAAGATTACGAACACTGTGCTCGTAAGTGGAGCAAGACCAGCAAATGGATAAATGACAGGTGTGAGGACCACCACACTTTCTTGTGTTCTGATGAGAAGCTGGTTCTGGTGATGGAGAATAAAACATGGGAGGAGGCGTTAGAACACTGCAGATCTCTGGGTGGAGTGGACTCAGTGGATCCAGCCTCTAAGGTTTGGATGCACAGCTATGACCTGGCCACTCTGATCACTGAAGATGATCGCAACTATGCACGAGAGCGAGCCCAGCAGGCCACTACTGATGAG GTGTGGACGGGCCTGAGATACCTGGGTGATAAGTGGTTCTGGGTGGGTGGCGAATCGATGCAGGACCAGGACATTCCAAGCTGCCTTGCTGGCAGGTGTGGTGTCCTGGAAAAAAGCAACACCACATTGTTTGGAACAAGAGACTGCAGCCAAAGAAGGAACTTCTTCTGTTACAAGAGACCTTCAAACTACTGA